ATTCGCGTCAGGCATTCGACGTGGACCACCGTATTGGGGGCGGAGAACAGCGACATGCGCGGTTGTCCGCCGCCGAACGGCAACTGATGCGGCAAGTCGCGATTCAACAATGTGGCCTCTACGTCGACGGTATAGTCGTCGCGCAGGCCGAGCGCTGGGTCCAAGTTTACGAACGTCAGGAAGACCTCCGTACCCTTGTCTGCAAATTCCCCGGCGCGCTTCGCCGCGGAGGGGCGGCGCGAAGCATACCAATAGGCGCGGGCCTCATGCTCTGGTACCGCGTGTCGCGCTCCGAAAAACGGATGAAACACCGTTCGTTGGCCGTCCGGCAGCGTGGCCGCCACTTGGTCAACGGAGTAAATCTCCGTTCCCTGGACGTTGCGCGCGTCGGGAACCAGGCGGTATTCGGTCGCCAATTGGGTCAAGCGAAACGGGTCGATCGCCTGCCGATACAGGTTCACAATCGGCGTGCAGCCCAGGTGGAAAGTCGACTTTCCGACGGTCCGCTCCAAATCGGGCGACGATCGATCGAGCAACAGGTGAATTGTCGCCTTGTGATTCCCAAGACCGACCCAACGCTGAAAATCGAGGTCCGCCAAGTCCACGAACAGGAACTTTTCCGGGAAGGCAAAGTACTCGGTGAGTAATCGGTAGCCTGGAAAGGAACGGGCCGGGTAGTTCAGCAAGCCCTCGTTCAGCTCGAATCCGACGGGGCGCAAACTTTGGGGTGACAACCGCAAACTCGGTTTGTCGGGCCCGCTCCCTTCGATGACGATCTCCAACGTGTGATTGAAGATGAGCTCGTAAAGCGCATGCACATTCTGCTGCGCGGCAGCGCCATGCAGAAACAGCCGCAGCCGCGGACAGGAAAAGGTCGCCAACGGAATCGTCGGCGCCAAGGTGCTCAACTCGATCTTGAGGACCGCCGCGGCGCGATCGATCAGTGGCGATTGCGGGCCGGTGAACGGACGTGGCAGCAGCGCGGCGGATTCGATCTTGAACGGCCACGCCGTGACAGGATACGCCGTGCGAAAGCGGCAACGGTGTTCGCCCGTCTCAGTGTCCATCTCTGCGCCGGCGGCCAATGTGTACCCGTCGGCAAGTCCCGCCTGCGAGGCGTCGAGCGAAAGCTTGGCGATCGCCATCGACGGCGTCGGCGCCTGGTAGTGCGGATACAGGACGTCGATCAGCGCTCCGCAGATCTCTGGGAAATCGTCGTCCAGCTTGTGGCGAATCCGCGCGTTGAGAAACGCGACCGATTCGATGATCCGCTCGACGTGCGGGTCTTGCGATTCACCGCCCGTCCAGGACAATCTTCGGGCGATCTTGGGATGCTCGTCCGCGAACCCGGCCCCCATCTCGCGGAGGAACGCCAGTTCGCGGCTGTAGTACGGCAGCAGTTCGTCGCTCAAGCGCTTTCTCCTTCCACCTGCACGCTCGACGTGGTCGACTCCCAGCGCGTCCGAAACGCCACCGGCTCTCGAAGCGGCTCAATCCAGAGCGTGGCCTCAATGCGAAACCGCAGTGTGCGATCGATCGCTTCCACGGCGTCGTCAAGCGTCACGCGGATATTGGTCAGCCTGGGTTCATAGCGTTGGATCGCGTCGCGAATCGCGGCCAGCATGACGTGGCTATCGACGGAGCCGCCGGTGAAGTCCGGAATGCCGTAGCCGACGCTCGATAATGCCAGAGGATCATCGTCCCGGGCCGGCGGCTTGTAGAACCGACGCGTATTGAGCAGATTCTCCAGGTCGCGTCGCACCGCTTGGCGGATTTCCCGCAGCACGGCCGGCGGATAGGGCGGCGCTTCGACCTGCGACGTCGGGTCGGCGTCGAGCAGCCGGTCCAGCACCGAAGGCAACAGCGGTGGAGTCGAGTCGGATCGTGAGGCCATAGCGATTCCGAACGAGGTGCTTCGTTCATTCCAAGCAGTGACGTCGACGCTATTCCGAACCTGGTCCAATCGACGTGGTGAGCCTCAGAGATGCCTTCAGGTCGTCCAATTGATAATGCGGCAGTAAGTGCATCACCATCCGGAAGTGTCCGGGCCGCCCCGGCTGTTCCTCGACACGGAGTTGTTTTTCCCGCAGCGGGAACCGCGCCTTCGTTTCCGCCGGCGCCAGCGCGTCGCTGGTGACGTAGCGGCTTAACCACTCGTTGAGCAAGTCTTCCAATTGTTGCGCGTCGGCCACGTTGCCCAGCTTGTTGCGGGCGATGACCTTCAAATAGTGCGCAAAGCGGGCCGCGCACATCACATATTGCAACATCGCCGAGAGCTTGGCGTTCGCCGTGGCGACTGGATCGACGTACTTCTTCGGCTTATGAGCCGAAGCGTTCGTATAGAATACTGCGCGCGGCGAGTGCGGCATCGCGCAGAGCGGGATGATTCCCAACTCCGCCAATTCGCGCTGGCGTTCCTCGTCGATGGCCACTTCCGTCAAGGACTTCGGCACCAGATGGCGCGCTTCGGGGCGCGACCAATCGGCGTCCATTCCCACGACCTCGCCTCCAGCGACTGCTGGGCGCGAAAGTCCGCGAATCTCAGCAAACCACCGGCTCGCCCCAAACGCCCGTACCAAGACTCCACCAAAGGCGAAGGCGGCATTCCCCCAGAGGTAGTTGTCGCCCGAGGGATCCCCGACGCGTTCCTCGAATCGAAACCCATCGCGTCGTCCGCCGTCGTCTTCGTACGGCAGCCGCATTAACACGCGCGGCGCCGTTAGGCCGATGAATTGCGCATCGTCGGATTCGCGGAAGCTTTGCCACTTGATGTATTCCGGCTGGCGAAACACCGGCGCCAACTCGATGGGCTGTTCGAAGAGTCGAAACTCGTCGAGCGCGAACAACTCCGGCGCGGCCGCGCTGATGAACGGACAAAAGGCCGCCGCCGCCACTTCCGACACGCGCCGTAGCGTGGCCACGTCGTCGACGCGATGCTCCCGATCGATCTGATGCGCGAACTGATAATCGCCGATCAGCACGCCTAACGGCTCGCCGCCGAGGATGCCGAAGCCGTCCGAGTAGACACGCTTGAACAATTGGCTTTGGTCAAAATCGACGGCGTTCTCCAGGTCGCGCGCCAACTCGCGCTTCGTCAGGCTCAGCACACGGATTTTGATGTCTGAATCTTGCCGCTCGGAATGCATCGACTCGCGGGCATCCGACGCCTGCTGCACGAGATGGGCCAGGCCGCGCCACGAAGCTTCCAACCGCTGCAATCGCGGATGGTGCAGCAACTGGTTCACCTGGTCGGCGAGTAGTTGATCGACGCTCGCAATGTCGCGCGAGAGCTGCGACGAAATGTCCGGCGCTGTTTCACGGGTCAGTTCCTCGGCGGTCCAAAGTCGCAGCGCTTCGGCCGGCGACTTGGCGCGGAGAAACAGTTCCAGCGTGGAGGCCCGGGCATCGGCCTTGGCGCCGGCAGCGGAGCCGTCGAGAATCGCTTGCAGCAATCCGCGTGCACGGGAGGCCGCCCGCTCGCGCGGCAATTCAACGACGGAAGCATCCGCCGCAGATTGTCCAGCGGGCAAAACATTCATAAACGAGACACCCCTGAGCCCAGTCTGTCCGTCGCACCGCGAGGGTGCGTAAGCGATGTGGAGCGGACGAGGCTCAACTGCCCCGTCCGCTCCAAGCATACGTCAACCTAGGGTCCGTCCGCGCACCTCGCGCAACCGGCTTACCGAGCGTTTTTCGGCAATTCCGCCACCATGCGAATCGAGGCATTCAGCTCCTCGAACTGGAGCCATGGCCGCAGATGCGCGATCGCGTTGTACGACCCGGGCTTGCCCGGAACCGCTTTCACTTCGATCCGCGCTTCCTTGAGCGGGTACTTGGCCTTCACGGAGTCCGTCGGCTTGTCGTCCAGGCAGATGTACTGCGAAATCCACCGCGTCAACCAGTCCTGGCACTCGTCTTCTTCCAGGAAGCCGCCAATCTTGTCGCGGGCGATCACCTTCAAGTAGTGGGCGATCCGTGAAGCCGCCATGATGTACGGGAGCCGTGCCGAGATCTCGGCGTTCGCCGAAGCGGACGGATCGACGTACTTTTTGGGCCGCTGACAGGTCTGCCCGCCGATGAAGACCGAGAAATCGCGGTTCTTGTAGTGGCACAACGGCAGGAAGCCCAGGTCGCTCAATTCCTTTTCGCGGCGATCGGTGATGCCGATCTCGGTTGGGCACTTGAGGTCCGGGTCGCCATCATCGCTGGTGAAGATGTGCGCCGGCAGGCCTTCGACCTTGCCGCCGTTTTCTACACCACGGATGGCCGTACACCAGGCGTGCCGTGCGAACGCATCCGTCAGGCGCGCCCCCATTACGTAGGAGGCGTTCATCCAGGCGTAGTGTTCGTGCGGCAACGGCAAGTGGCGGCCGCGCTCGTCGCTTTCACACTCTTCGTATTTGAATTCGTCGACGGGCTTGGTCGCGGCGCCGTAGGGTAAGCGCGACAGCACCCGCGGCATCGTCAACACGCAGAACCGCGAGTCTTCCGACTCCCGGAACGACTTCCACTTCGTGTATTCGATGGAATCGAAAATCTTCGTCAGGTCGCGCGGGCGCGACAATTCCGTGTAGCTCTCGAAACCCATCAACTGCGGCGCGGCGGCCGAGATGAACGGGCAGAAGGCCGAGGCGGCGATGCCGGAGACCTTTGTCAGCAGATCGACGTCTTCGGGATGATTGGTGAATTCATAGTCGCCGATCAGCGCCCCGTAAGGCTGACCGCCGAGGATGCCGAATTCGGTCTCGTAGATTTTCTTAAAGAGTTGGCTCTGGTCGAACTCGACGGCGCGATCCAAGTCGCGAAAGAGTTCCCGCTTGGAACAGTTGAGCACGCGGAGTTTGAGGAACTCGCCTGTTTCAGAGCGATCCACCAAGTGATGCAAACCGCGCCACGAGCCTTCCATCTTCTGGAACGACGGGCTGTGCATGATGGCGGCCAACTGCTTCGAGATCGCCGCGTCGATCTGATCCATCCGCTGATCGATAGTGCGCATCACGTTTTTGTCGTACGTGATCTGATCGTCCATGATCTGGCCGATCAGGCCTTTGATCATGTCGACGCCCTTTTCCTGCTTCACGGTCTTGGGCATGCTCTCCAAAATCTTGTCGAGCAGGCCTCCCGTTTCCGTGGTGGTCGCGTCCGCCGCGGCGGCCGATTTCGTTTCCCCTGCGCTCATGCGTCACCCCCTGTTCCGGTCTTTGCGCCCAACTCGCCCGCCACGCTTTTCGCCTTTTCGGTATTGCTCATGACCTCTTCGAGGATCTTCTCGAGATTCGCCGAGCGATCCACCGTGCTTTTCAAGTCGCGGAGCTTATTGCGCATCTCCATCAGTTTCTTGAGCGGTTCGACCTGCTCGACCAGCTTGCCCGGTTCAAAGTCGTCAAGCGACTTGAAGGCCAGTTGCACGGCCAGTTCCGAGCCGTCGCCAGCCAGCGTGTTTTCCACCCGCAGGTTCAACTCCGGCGCGATCCGCGCCATAATGTCGTTGAAGTTGTCGCGGTCGATATTGGTGAATTTCCGCTGCTCCAGCGGCTTCTGATTCTTGTTGTCCCCAGCGAAGTCGCCGAGCACGCCGACGATGAACGGCAGCTCCGTCTTCACCATCGAGCCGTTTGTCTCGACGTCGTAGGTGATCTGCACCCGCGGCTTGCGCACTCGGTCCAGCTTATGTTGTTGCGATTCGGCCATGGCTCACACCGGTTCTCTTTCAAGTGTCGCCCGTCCCGAGCGCTCGTCGCGCCCGCGGTTCGCGGCGGAAATTCGTAATTCAACGCTAATCGCGCGGCGGATCAATCCCCACTAATTTGAACAGCTGCAGCCGCGCGTTGTGGTCTTCCAGCAATTCGCTGTAGTACTCCGCGGGCGACATATTCGCCAATTTGACGACTTTACGCACCTGAGCGCCGAGCAACGAGTGCGGATCCTGCCGCTCAAAGAACTCGGCCACCTTCACCAGCATTCGCAGCGCATCGCTCCGCGATTCTAACCGCCCAGGGACGCTCACGCCAGCGCTGGGGGCGCCGTCCCCCCCGGGCGAATCCGCCTCGACTCCGGCTGCTTCGACCGCCTGGCCGACGCGTCCCTTCGACAGGTGCTGCACTGCGGCCACGTAGTCGTCGAGGGCCTTTTTCAGGTCACCCAGCGACGGCCCTTGGGGCGTTCCTGACTCATCGACGCCGCTTTTTTCATCCAGCTGCTGAGAGAGCGTCGCCAATTCGCGCTGGCACACGCTCAATTCCTCGAACAGGCTGACGTAGAAGCCGGTGTCCGTTTCCTGCGCCACCCGTTCCACGTCGGGCATGCTCGGCGAGCCCCGACCCGACGCGGCGGACAAATACTGCGAGAAAGTGATTTCCCCCTGTCCGGCGCTGTTGGCCACGGCCATGCGCCGCAACGGCTCAATCACCAGCGAAGGCGCGGTACTCAGTGACTCGATCGGCCGCAACCGTGAGGAGAGTCCCTCCTCGCCAATTTGCGGATAGAGATCGTTCCAAAAGTTCTCGACCAGAATCCGCGCCACGGTCAAGGCGACGCCAAGGCCGCGCGTGCCTTCCACACGCAACGACGACTGGATCAGAAACGCGGCGGCTTCCAAGTCTTTCGCATGGCCGCTCACCAACTGCGCGGCGAGCGAATTCACCGAGCGCCAGGCCGTGATGCTCTCGGTTTGCGCGCTCGACCCTTGATCCCCATGGTCCGGATCGGAGTTCAACGCTTCGCGCTCTTTGCGCCGGGCCACGTCCCAGACGTCGCGTAAGCGGAAGTAGATATTGTTACGGGACTCGTCCGCGCGCAAATCCGGCCCCGCCGGTTGGTCCGGCGAAATCGGCTGCGCGACGGCTTCCAGATCGATATCCATCGTATTTGGCTCAGCGTAGTTCGAGTGCCGATGTTACGCCCAGGGAGCGCCCGACAACTCTACCACGCGGTCTACGTTCGTACTTATCCTGGGGTCAGTCAACAAGTTGCGCTCGTCGTAACGATCGTGCGAGCTGTTCCAGGGCCTCGGCGTGTAATCGGCTTGCCCGGGATTTGCTGACGCCGATCGACTTGCCGGCCTCGGTCAGAGTCAATCCGCCGAAATAGCTGGCGCGGATCAAGGTCGCCATGTTTTGTGGCAGGCCGTCGATGAGCGCATGCAGTCGCTCGATCAATTCACGCTTGGCAATGACAGCGCCAGGACAAACCGCCGTGGCATCCTCGATCTCCTGGTTCCGCTCGTCATCCCGGCCGCCGCGGTCGGACATTAAATACGCGATTGCCAGCATCGAGCTGGTGTCAGAGAACCAATTGACTTGCGCGTCAAACGATTCGCCCGCGTGTTCCGCCTGCGCTTGGGCGGCTTGCGACTCAGGCTCCAGCACCGAGTCCGCCATTTGTTCGTATTTGCCGCTGTGAAAGTCGATCTTGTTGAACCACTTCATCCGCTCTAGGCCATCCAGAATGGCGCCGCGGATGCGGTAATAAGCGTACGTGGTGAATTGGCCGCCGCGGGTCTCATCGAACCCACGCGCCGCTTCGGCGAGGCCAACCTGACCGTAGCCGATCAGATCATCCAGATCGACGTTGGGCGGCAACTTACAGTGGATCTTCCAGGCGATCGCCTTCACCAGGCCCTGGCAGGACGTCATGCGTTCCACGGATCCGGCATCGGTTTCTTTCATGGCCCCTGCTCCTGGAGCTGGCGCCAAAGCGACTCTAAACGAGCTCGAGCCGTGGGATCGTCGTACATGGTCTGCGCGACGCGGCGACACAGGGCCTCCCAGGGCGGGCCCTCCGGCACCCAACTGGCGAACGGCTCGCGAATCACAGCGTCGACCAAGGCCACCAGGCACGGCTCGAACGACAGCGACTCGCCGTGAAAACGCGAGGCGACCGACCGTAACGCGTCGCGGACGGATTCCGGCGCGTTCTGCGTCTGGGCATAGGCCGCCATGGTCTGCTGCAGGACGAGTTCCAAGAGCGCCTGCGCCGCCGTATCTTCCGGACTGGCGGTGCGCCCGGCGGCGGCAGAATCGGCCCGGTAGTGCGTTTCGGAACCGCGTGCGCCGGAGTCGGACGAAGGTTTCATGGGATAGATGATACGACCTTAAAAATGCCGTCACAAGCCGCGCCGCGTGGATGTTTAATGAAACTGCCCAGGAACCGAAGCCAGCGCCGGGCGCCGACAATCCCTAAGCAATCTTCCGATTCCCGATCGGAAGCGGCCAAAGAAAAAGTTGGCGTTGCGTCCGCTTGGCCGCCCCAACACCTGCGCAGATACTTGCTTAGCGGGCATACTGCCAGGTTGTGGCGGCCACGGCGGCCAAAAACAACGCCGCCGCGCCCAGAGCGCATTTCGCCCAGATCCGGCAACGTGCGTCGGTCTGCAGCGCCTCGCGCGTCCATTCCAGCTCTTCCTGCTGCTCGATCATTTTTTCGATCATCGCCGTGGCGAAGGCGGGGCGCGATCCCAACGTCGAAAAATAGAGACCTGAGAACAGCAATCGCGATTCCTCGCCCGCGGTTCTGGCGAAGCAGCTTTCCAAGAGGTGCATCAGGTGCTGCTGCACGCGGCCGCGCATCCGGCAAACGAGGGCGAACAAATCCCGGTTTCCTCGTTCTTCCAAGGCGCCCGGCTCGCGGAACAGCTTGTACGTCCAGTCCTCGAATGCCGCACAGGCGTGACGGACGGCAGTGTGCATGTTTTCATCGCTTTGCGGACGCCAGAGTTCAAAGCCCTTGCCAAAGCGCTGCTTCGTGGTCCGTTCTTCTCCAACCCGGCGGGACAGTTCGTCGAAGCCTCGGTCCAGATCCATGCCCGTCACCAATACCGAGGTTGGGCAGCGGACCATTAAGGTCTGGAACGCCACGTCCAGGTCGGCGCGGAGCGCTGTTTCCAGGCTCACGGCATCGGCCTCGCGCAGCAGATGCTGGTAAGGCGTCAGCGCGATCATGCCATTGACGGGGCAATAGGGGCGTCGCAGTCGCCGCAGCAGCCGGCAGAGATAGCGCAGACGCAACTGCTGTTCCGCCGCCGCATCGGAATTCATCCGCGCCGCGGCCTTTTGAATCACGCCAGGCTGGCTGATCGCGATAAAGGCCGTCTTCGAGCCTTCGCCCGACGGGACGAACATCGTCCCCTCGATCATGGCCGTCCCTTCGCGCGTCGGCTGCGGTCGTACCGATCGCGGCGTCGCGGCGCGCGGATCGCCGAGCATCATCGTGCGCCCGCTCTCGGTGAGCGAGGGCGACACTTCATCTTCCGCGGCATGAGCGTCGGTAGCGCCATCGGACAGTTGCGCCAACTCGCAGAGCTGACCCACGAAGGTCGCCACGAGCACGATCGATCGCTTCCCCGCGAACCACTGCATCGCCACGCCCGAACCCGGGTCTTCCGGGGCGCCGCGCACCCGAAACCCCTGCCGCGGATCGGCCGCCAACGCTTTCGCGTCCTGCGCGTCGCGACCGCCCAGCACCAGCACGATGGGCGCCATCGTGGGGTCGAGTCCGGCCCGCTCCATTTCCGCCAGGCCGCGTTTCCAGGCGTAGTCGATGTCCGGAAACCGCGAAACGTCTCCTTCGAGCCAGAGACGGACCGCGTAGTAGACGACGATTGGCGTGACGATCAGGCACAGGATGATGCCGATGCTCGACCAACCTCGCTGCGTGAAATGCGCCCAGGGGCCAACGTATGAATCGTCGAACCGACCGATGAGAACGACAATCACCAGAAACGACAACAGCAGAAACACCGACAGCGTAGCCGCGATCGCCGGCACCGAGAGCTGCGCGAAGCGACCGGGCGCTCGAACGATGTTGAGCGCGAGATCTTTAAAAAACTGCCAGATGCGTCCCACGTGAGTCTCGATCCTCTATTGGCGCTCAGTCTTTAGGCCAAAGCGTAATGATCAGCAGCGTTCCCACGAGCGTTGTGATAGCCGACGCCAGCAGTGTCCAGCAGAGCGATCCATACCCCCGCAGCGCCGGCACGCCTTCGCCCGGCCGGGCATTGCCGACGACCGAAGGCATCCCCCTGCCGGCGCGAATCGACTTGCCGGTTTCCTGGGTCCAGGCTTCCAGCGTGGCTGGCATTCCGAGGGCCGCCGCCGTGCGCTCGGCGCCGAAGGCATCGCGGTACATGCCGCGAAAGCCCAGCACCACGCAGATATAAAACACTTCCAAGGCGTCGCTAGACGTCAACTTCTTGGCCGTTTCGGCCTCGGAGTAGAACTTTTCGTCGGCCAGGCGGATGCCGTACAGTTCCGCTTCCAGGCAATAATTGTCGGCCCACTCCTGATAGTGTTCCCATTGAGAGTTAATCAGCAGATCGTCGATCCAAACGACCAGGCCGTACTTGGCGATTTCCCATTCCTTGGCCTGCGCCGAATGCCCCAGTGCCATGGCCGCCTGCTGCAGCGTCACGTCGATGCCGCGCTTCGCCTCGGCGGGATCGGGATTCTCGCCCGCATCCAAGCGCTCGAGGAGCCGCAGGACGTGCAGGAAAACGGGATCGACGGCTTGCGCGAAATTGGGCGTCATGTCTTGACCGGCACCGCAAAGAGGGCGAATTGCAGCGTCACCTTGCGATTGTTCGGGAGGCCCAGCACCAGGTCGCGGCCACCCTTCAAGTTATCCTTATTGCCAATCAATCGCTCCGCCAAGCGCATTGCCAAAGTCCGCTCGCGCGCCACGGCGTCCCAGGCGGGACCCTGTCGTTGCACCTGATAAAAGCTCCATTCCTGTTCGCTGGCCGGAATCGACGCCGGCGCTCTCAAAACATCGATCAAATCCAGGCCCCGCTTACGGCCGGTGAAGATGATTTCGACTTCCGCTTCGCTGGCGATTTTCCAGTTCAACTGCGGTAGCAAAGCGCGGCATTCCGCGTCGTTCATCTCGGCGTGCCGGACGCCGACATACCATTCCCAGCCCGCCCCGAGCCATTCCGGCCGCAGCCGCGCACTCATGCCGCGACCTTCGCCGACGAAGTACACGCACTGATAGTTCTCGACCATGCCGTCGAGCAGGAACTCGATCTGCTCGCGAATCTTGCGAAAGATCCCTGCCAGGTCCTCGTGATCGTAAGCCGGAATCTCCGGCGGGCGCAGATTCGGATGAAATACCGAAAGCTGCCCCAGGATCCGGCACATTTCGTGATAGGCGAAATACGGATGCACGCCGCGCGCATGGCACAGCACGTTTAGCGAGGTATGAGCCTCGTACAAACGCGAGAGGCGAAACATGCGCTGCACGTCGCCGGCATGTTGAGTATCCGCGCCGATGCCGCGGTTCGCGATATTGGCCGATAGCTCCTCAAGTTTCGCGCCGATCCGGTCGTACATGCCGAGAATCAATTCCCGGCCGAGCGGCGGCCAGGCGTCGATGGCCAGTACCGGCGGGAAGAAAGTATCGCTCAATTCCGGCGTCGGGCGCGCATCGCCCGTCCGCTTGACCTGGGCGATCTGTAGGAGGTCGTAGCCCTGCAGTTGCGGCGGATCGCCGACCAGCGAAGGGTCGTGCGGGACGACCATCAGTTGCGCGTTGAAGTCGCGAAACTCGATGTCTTCTTCCGTATCGCCTGCTTCGTCCAGCAGAGGACGACTGGCGATATTAAAGCGGCGCGAAGCGCCGCTGGCGCCGCCTTGTCCGATCCGTTGCGAAGGAAGCGCCAAGTAGACGCGGGCGACGTCGGAGCGTGCGAAGGCCTCCTCGAGTCCCACCGATGCCAACGCGGAAGCCGCGGCGCCGGCGCTCGCGTCCGGCACGCCCGGTCCCATGCCGGCGCCAAAGGAAATGCTGGCGCCGTCGCGAAAACGCGCTTCGCAGATGTTCAGTTGAATCCGCTTGTTTTC
This Planctomycetia bacterium DNA region includes the following protein-coding sequences:
- the tssK gene encoding type VI secretion system baseplate subunit TssK, with product MHFPRVHWSEGMFLVPQHFQAADAHWDEAIRQRGHWDAPYHYGVHRIEFSVTALENKRIQLNICEARFRDGASISFGAGMGPGVPDASAGAAASALASVGLEEAFARSDVARVYLALPSQRIGQGGASGASRRFNIASRPLLDEAGDTEEDIEFRDFNAQLMVVPHDPSLVGDPPQLQGYDLLQIAQVKRTGDARPTPELSDTFFPPVLAIDAWPPLGRELILGMYDRIGAKLEELSANIANRGIGADTQHAGDVQRMFRLSRLYEAHTSLNVLCHARGVHPYFAYHEMCRILGQLSVFHPNLRPPEIPAYDHEDLAGIFRKIREQIEFLLDGMVENYQCVYFVGEGRGMSARLRPEWLGAGWEWYVGVRHAEMNDAECRALLPQLNWKIASEAEVEIIFTGRKRGLDLIDVLRAPASIPASEQEWSFYQVQRQGPAWDAVARERTLAMRLAERLIGNKDNLKGGRDLVLGLPNNRKVTLQFALFAVPVKT